A section of the Oryza sativa Japonica Group chromosome 1, ASM3414082v1 genome encodes:
- the LOC4326376 gene encoding aldehyde dehydrogenase family 2 member C4, whose amino-acid sequence MGSTGDCGNGKAAAGGGGLVVPEIKFTKLFINGEFVDAASGKTFKTRDPRTGDVLAHIAEADKADVDLAVKAAREAFEHGKWPRMSGYERSRVMNKLADLVEQHADELAALDGADAGKLLTLGKIIDMPAAAQMMRYYAGAADKIHGESLRVAGKYQGYTLREPIGVVGVIIPWNFPTMMFFLKVSPALAAGCTIVVKPAEQTPLSALYYAHLAKLAGVPDGVINVVPGFGPTAGAALSSHMDVDSVAFTGSAEIGRAIMESAARSNLKNVSLELGGKSPMIVFDDADVDMAVSLSSLAVFFNKGEICVAGSRVYVQEGIYDEFVKKAVEAAKNWKVGDPFDAATNMGPQVDKVQFERVLKYIEIGKNEGATLLTGGKPTGDKGYYIEPTIFVDVKEEMTIAQEEIFGPVMSLMKFKTVEEAIEKANCTKYGLAAGIVTKNLNIANMVSRSVRAGTVWVNCYFAFDPDAPFGGYKMSGFGRDQGMVAMDKYLQVKTVITAVPDSPWY is encoded by the exons GCAAGACATTCAAGACAAGGGACCCACGAACAGGCGATGTCCTGGCCCACATCGCAGAGGCAGACAAGGCTGATGTGGACCTCGCCGTCAAGGCCGCGAGAGAGGCCTTCGAGCACGGCAAGTGGCCCCGCATGTCAGGCTAT GAGAGGAGCAGGGTGATGAACAAGCTGGCCGACCTGGTGGAGCAGCACGCCGACGAGCTGGCGGCGCTggacggcgccgacgccggGAAGCTGCTGACGCTGGGCAAGATCATCGACATGCCCGCCGCGGCGCAGATGATGCGGTACtacgccggcgcggccgacaagaTCCACGGCGAGTCCCTTCGGGTGGCCGGCAAGTACCAGGGGTACACCCTCAGGGAGCccatcggcgtcgtcggcgtcatcATCCCCTGGAACTTCCCCACCATGATGTTCTTCCTCAAGGTCAgccccgccctcgccgccggctgcaCCATCGTCGTCAAGCCCGCCGAGCAGACGCCCCTCTCCGCTCTGTACTACGCTCACCTCGCCAAGCTG GCTGGAGTTCCGGATGGAGTGATCAACGTCGTCCCGGGATTCGGGCCGACAGCCGGTGCGGCACTCTCCTCCCACATGGACGTCGACAGT GTTGCTTTCACTGGCTCTGCTGAAATCGGCCGTGCCATCATGGAGTCGGCGGCGCGGAGCAACCTGAAGAATGTGTCTCTTGAGCTCGGCGGCAAGTCTCCGATGATAGTCTTCGACGACGCCGATGTCGACATGGCTGTCAGTCTGTCATCCCTTGCAGTTTTCTTCAACAAG GGAGAGATTTGCGTGGCCGGGTCACGCGTCTATGTCCAAGAAGGGATCTACGATGAGTTTGTGAAGAAGGCCGTGGAGGCTGCCAAGAACTGGAAAGTTGGAGACCCTTTTGATGCTGCCACCAATATGGGTCCTCAG GTTGACAAGGTCCAATTTGAGAGGGTTCTCAAGTACATTGAGATCGGCAAGAACGAGGGAGCAACCCTACTCACAGGTGGCAAACCCACTGGTGACAAAGGATACTACATTGAGCCTACCATATTTGTGGATGTCAAG GAGGAAATGACGATTGCGCAAGAGGAGATCTTCGGCCCGGTGATGTCCCTCATGAAGTTCAA gacggtggaggaggcgataGAGAAGGCCAACTGCACCAAGTACGGGCTGGCTGCCGGCATTGTGACCAAGAACCTCAACATTGCCAACATGGTGTCGAGGTCAGTGCGGGCCGGCACGGTGTGGGTGAACTGCTACTTCGCCTTCGACCCCGACGCGCCGTTCGGCGGGTACAAGATGAGCGGGTTCGGCCGGGACCAAGGGATGGTCGCCATGGACAAGTACCTGCAGGTCAAGACCGTCATCACCGCCGTCCCGGACTCGCCCTGGTACTGA